One window of the Pseudomonas sp. S04 genome contains the following:
- a CDS encoding efflux transporter outer membrane subunit, producing MTDRYPLNRDCLSPQRLVTARGSRLLSLSLSALMLSACAVGPDYQRPSVAEPAQYKQAQGWRQANPSDSLARGAWWELYGDQQLNGLVEKLNSSNQTVAQAEAQYRQAQALVASARGAFYPTVDLSAGKTRSSQGTGSSSSSLSSSSSGIRNTYNTQLGVSWEADIWGKLRRGLEANEASAEASFADLAAMRLSQQSELVQNYLQLRVIDQQRRLLQATVENYQRSLKMTENQYRAGVSGKDAVAQAQTQLKSTQADMIDLIWQRAQFENAIAVLMGQAPAEFTLAETQDIPDLPEVPLGLPSQLLERRPDIASAERSVIAANANIGVAKAAYYPDLTLSLSGGYSSSTSTDLISLPNRFWSVGPQLNLPLFDGGQRSAEVDRNEALYDQTVAKYRQTVLDGFREVENYLVQLRVLGDEAVVRQQALDAARESLRLIQNQYKAGLIAYLDVVVVQATALSNERSVLTLQQSRLIASVQLIAALGGGWDGQLIPAESQ from the coding sequence ATGACTGACCGTTACCCACTCAACCGCGACTGCCTGTCGCCCCAGCGCCTGGTGACGGCCCGTGGCTCGCGATTGCTGAGCCTTTCCCTCAGCGCCCTGATGCTCAGTGCCTGCGCCGTCGGCCCGGACTATCAGCGCCCCAGCGTCGCAGAACCGGCCCAGTACAAGCAGGCACAGGGCTGGCGCCAGGCTAATCCGAGCGATTCCCTGGCCCGTGGCGCCTGGTGGGAGCTGTATGGCGATCAGCAGCTCAATGGCCTGGTGGAAAAACTCAACAGCTCCAACCAGACCGTCGCCCAGGCCGAGGCCCAGTACCGTCAGGCCCAGGCCCTGGTCGCCAGCGCGCGGGGCGCGTTTTACCCCACGGTCGACCTGAGCGCCGGGAAAACCCGCTCCAGCCAGGGCACGGGGAGCAGCAGTTCATCCTTGAGCAGTTCCAGCAGTGGCATCCGCAACACCTACAACACGCAGTTGGGGGTGAGTTGGGAAGCGGATATCTGGGGCAAGCTGCGCCGCGGCCTGGAGGCCAACGAGGCCAGCGCCGAGGCGAGCTTTGCGGACCTGGCGGCCATGCGCCTGAGCCAGCAATCGGAACTGGTACAGAATTACCTGCAACTGCGGGTCATCGATCAGCAACGGCGCCTGCTGCAGGCCACCGTGGAAAACTACCAGCGCTCGCTGAAAATGACCGAAAACCAGTACCGCGCCGGGGTGTCTGGCAAGGACGCGGTGGCCCAGGCCCAGACCCAGCTCAAAAGCACCCAGGCCGACATGATCGACCTGATCTGGCAGCGCGCGCAGTTCGAGAACGCCATTGCGGTGTTGATGGGCCAGGCGCCCGCCGAATTCACCCTGGCCGAAACCCAGGACATCCCGGACTTGCCCGAAGTGCCGTTGGGCCTGCCTTCGCAATTGCTCGAACGGCGTCCGGATATTGCCTCGGCCGAGCGCTCGGTGATTGCCGCCAACGCCAATATCGGCGTGGCCAAGGCCGCCTACTACCCGGACCTGACCCTGAGCCTGTCCGGTGGTTACAGCAGCAGTACCTCGACCGACCTGATCAGCTTGCCCAACCGTTTCTGGTCGGTGGGGCCGCAACTCAACCTGCCATTGTTCGACGGCGGCCAGCGCTCGGCGGAAGTCGATCGCAACGAGGCGCTGTATGACCAGACTGTGGCCAAGTACCGGCAGACCGTCCTCGACGGGTTTCGCGAGGTAGAAAACTACCTGGTCCAGCTCAGGGTCCTGGGCGACGAAGCCGTGGTGCGCCAGCAGGCGCTGGATGCCGCCCGGGAGTCGTTGCGCCTGATCCAGAACCAATACAAGGCCGGCTTGATCGCCTACCTCGACGTGGTGGTGGTGCAGGCCACGGCCTTGAGCAACGAGCGCAGTGTGCTGACCTTGCAGCAGAGCCGACTGATCGCCAGCGTGCAGTTGATTGCGGCGTTGGGCGGCGGTTGGGACGGGCAATTGATACCCGCTGAAAGCCAATGA
- a CDS encoding efflux RND transporter permease subunit, whose product MNLSGPFIKRPVATMLLSLAIMLLGGVSFGLLPVSPLPQMDFPVIVVQASLPGASPEVMASTVATPLERSFGAIAGVNTMSSRSSQGSTRVILQFDLDRDINGAAREVQAAINASRNLLPSGMRSMPTYKKVNPSQAPIMVLSLTSDVLEKGQLYDLASTILSQSLSQVPGVGEVQIGGSSLPAVRIELEPQLLNQYGVALDDVRNTIANANVRRPKGSIEDDQRMWQVQANDQLEKAKDYEPLIIRYQNGSALRLSDVAKVSDGVEDRYNSGFFNDDSAVLLVINRQAGANIIETVDEIKAQLPALQAVLPASVKLNLAMDRSPVIKATLHEAEMTLLIAVGLVILVVFLFLGNFRASLIPTLAVPVSLVGTFAVMYLYGFSLNNLSLMALILATGLVVDDAIVVLENISRHIDDGIAPMKAAYLGAQEVGFTLLSMNVSLVAVFLSILFMGGIIESLFREFSITLAASIVVSLVVSLTLTPMLCARWLKPHTPGQENRLQRGSRKANDWMVKYYASSLDWVLRHPRLTLFSLFITIGVNVALYVVVPKTFLPQQDTGQLIGFVRGDDGLSFSVMQPKMEIFRRAVLKDDGVESVAGFIGGSNGTNNAFMLVRLKPIKERNLSAQKVIERLRKEMPKVPGAQLMLMADQDLQFGGGREQQSSQYSYILQSGDLSALREWYPKVVTALKALPELTAIDAREGSGAAQVTLVVDRDQAKRLGIDMAMVTSVLNNAYSQRQISTIYDSLNQYQVVMEVNPKYAQDPITLNQVQVITSTGARIPLSAIAHYENSLENDRVSHEGQFASESIAFDMAEGVTVEQGGAAIERAIAKLGLPEEVIAKMAGTADAFAATQKSQPWMILGALLAVYLVLGVLYESYVHPLTILSTLPSAGVGALLSIYVLGGEFSLISLLGLFLLIGVVKKNAILMIDLALQLERHQGLAPLESIRSACLLRLRPILMTTLAAILGALPLLLGSAEGAEMRQPLGLTIIGGLIFSQVLTLYTTPVVYLYLDRLRHRVNRWRGVRTDAALETAL is encoded by the coding sequence ATGAACCTGTCCGGACCTTTCATCAAGCGCCCGGTCGCGACCATGCTGCTGAGCCTGGCGATCATGCTCCTGGGCGGCGTCAGCTTCGGCCTGTTGCCGGTATCGCCACTGCCGCAAATGGACTTCCCGGTGATCGTGGTCCAGGCCAGCCTGCCGGGTGCCAGCCCCGAGGTGATGGCCTCCACCGTGGCCACCCCGCTGGAGCGCTCCTTCGGCGCCATCGCCGGGGTCAACACCATGAGCAGCCGCTCCAGCCAGGGCTCGACGCGGGTGATCCTGCAATTTGACCTGGACCGCGACATCAATGGCGCGGCGCGGGAAGTGCAGGCGGCAATCAACGCCTCGCGCAACCTGTTGCCCAGCGGCATGCGCAGCATGCCCACCTACAAGAAGGTCAACCCGTCCCAGGCGCCGATCATGGTGCTGTCGCTGACCTCGGACGTGCTGGAAAAAGGCCAGCTGTATGACCTGGCCTCGACCATCCTCTCGCAAAGCCTGTCCCAGGTGCCGGGCGTGGGCGAAGTGCAGATCGGCGGCAGCTCCTTGCCGGCGGTGCGCATCGAGCTCGAGCCGCAGTTGCTCAACCAGTACGGCGTGGCCCTGGATGACGTGCGCAACACCATTGCCAACGCCAACGTGCGCCGGCCCAAAGGCTCGATCGAAGACGATCAGCGGATGTGGCAGGTGCAGGCCAACGACCAGTTGGAGAAGGCCAAGGACTACGAACCACTGATCATCCGCTACCAGAACGGCTCGGCGTTGCGCCTCAGTGACGTGGCCAAGGTCAGCGACGGCGTCGAGGACCGCTACAACAGCGGCTTCTTCAACGACGACTCGGCAGTGCTGCTGGTGATCAACCGCCAGGCCGGCGCCAACATCATCGAGACGGTCGACGAGATCAAGGCGCAATTGCCGGCCTTGCAGGCGGTGCTGCCGGCCAGCGTCAAGCTGAACCTGGCGATGGACCGTTCGCCGGTGATCAAAGCCACCCTGCACGAAGCGGAAATGACCCTGCTGATTGCCGTGGGGCTGGTGATCCTGGTGGTGTTCCTGTTCCTCGGCAACTTCCGCGCCTCGCTGATCCCGACGCTGGCGGTCCCGGTGTCGCTGGTCGGCACCTTTGCGGTGATGTACCTCTATGGTTTTTCCCTGAACAACCTGTCGCTGATGGCGTTGATCCTGGCCACCGGGCTGGTGGTGGACGATGCCATCGTGGTGCTGGAGAACATTTCCCGGCACATCGACGATGGCATCGCCCCGATGAAAGCGGCGTACCTGGGGGCCCAGGAAGTCGGCTTCACCCTGTTGTCGATGAACGTCTCGCTGGTGGCGGTGTTCCTCTCGATCCTGTTCATGGGCGGGATTATCGAGAGCCTGTTCCGCGAATTCTCCATCACCCTGGCCGCCTCGATCGTGGTCTCGCTGGTGGTGTCCTTGACCCTGACCCCGATGCTCTGCGCCCGCTGGTTGAAACCCCATACCCCAGGCCAGGAAAACCGCCTGCAGCGCGGCAGCCGCAAGGCCAACGACTGGATGGTCAAGTACTACGCCAGCAGCCTGGACTGGGTACTGCGCCATCCGCGCCTGACCCTGTTCAGCCTGTTCATCACTATCGGCGTCAACGTGGCGCTGTACGTGGTGGTACCCAAGACCTTCCTGCCACAGCAGGACACCGGCCAACTGATCGGCTTTGTGCGCGGTGACGATGGGCTGTCGTTCAGCGTGATGCAGCCGAAAATGGAGATCTTCCGCCGCGCGGTGCTCAAGGACGATGGGGTGGAAAGCGTCGCTGGGTTCATCGGCGGCAGCAACGGTACCAACAACGCCTTCATGCTGGTGCGCCTCAAGCCGATCAAGGAACGTAACCTGTCGGCGCAGAAAGTCATCGAGCGCCTGCGCAAGGAAATGCCCAAGGTGCCCGGCGCGCAACTGATGCTGATGGCCGACCAGGACCTGCAGTTTGGCGGTGGCCGCGAGCAGCAGTCGTCGCAATACAGCTACATCCTGCAAAGCGGTGACCTGTCGGCGCTGCGTGAGTGGTACCCGAAAGTGGTGACGGCGCTCAAGGCCCTGCCGGAGCTCACCGCCATCGACGCCCGCGAGGGCAGTGGTGCGGCGCAAGTGACACTGGTGGTCGACCGGGACCAGGCCAAGCGCCTGGGCATCGACATGGCCATGGTCACCTCGGTGCTCAACAACGCCTACAGCCAGCGGCAGATCTCCACCATCTACGACAGCCTCAACCAGTACCAGGTGGTGATGGAGGTCAATCCCAAATATGCCCAGGACCCGATCACCCTCAACCAGGTGCAAGTGATCACCTCGACCGGCGCGCGGATTCCGCTGTCGGCCATTGCCCACTACGAAAACAGCCTGGAAAACGACCGCGTCAGCCACGAAGGGCAGTTTGCTTCCGAGAGCATCGCCTTTGACATGGCTGAAGGCGTGACGGTGGAGCAGGGCGGGGCCGCGATCGAGCGGGCGATCGCCAAGCTCGGTTTGCCAGAGGAAGTGATCGCCAAGATGGCCGGCACCGCCGACGCCTTTGCCGCGACCCAGAAGAGCCAGCCGTGGATGATCCTCGGCGCCTTGCTGGCGGTCTACCTGGTGCTTGGGGTGCTGTATGAAAGCTACGTGCACCCGCTGACCATTCTCTCCACGCTACCGTCCGCCGGGGTCGGCGCCTTGCTGTCGATCTATGTACTGGGCGGCGAGTTCAGCCTGATCTCATTGCTGGGGTTGTTCCTGCTGATCGGCGTGGTGAAGAAAAACGCCATCCTGATGATCGACCTGGCGCTGCAACTCGAGCGCCATCAGGGCCTGGCGCCGCTGGAATCGATTCGCAGCGCCTGCCTGTTGCGCTTGCGTCCGATCCTGATGACCACCCTGGCCGCCATCCTCGGCGCCTTGCCCTTGCTGCTCGGCAGTGCCGAGGGCGCGGAAATGCGCCAGCCGCTGGGCCTGACCATCATTGGCGGGCTGATCTTCAGCCAGGTGCTGACGCTCTACACCACCCCGGTGGTCTACCTCTATCTCGACCGTTTGCGCCACCGGGTCAACCGCTGGCGTGGGGTTCGTACCGATGCTGCTCTGGAAACCGCGCTATGA
- a CDS encoding putative bifunctional diguanylate cyclase/phosphodiesterase, whose product MLIGNYSPALVLISLCVAVLASYTALDMTGRIATAKGRAAHLWTVGGALAMGVGVWSMHFIGMLAFSLPIDLGYDFGITALSLLIAILSCGFALWLVSQPQLPAWQLGFGALIMGAGISAMHYMGMAAMRMTPGIDYDPSLFGASLLIAVGASAAALWIAFRLRQNTPYVRFARGGAAVIMGLAIVGMHYTGMAAARFADGSFCGAAVDGLSGKGLDNLVLVTTLAVLSIALLTSILDARLEARTSELANSLTLANRELTQLALHDTLTGLPNRVLLADRIDQAMLMVQEQSGCFALMFIDLDGFKPVNDAFGHHMGDQLLREVSVRLREDLRSQDTLARIGGDEFVLLVQLHEPDDALRLAARQVGLLSRVFRVGEHDLQISASIGIAVYPGNGHTAQELLMNADAAMYHAKGTGKNGYRFFDVSMNNNARRQLQLLQDLRNALEQDQFRLYYQPKFDASNGHPVGAEALLRWEHPTQGMLLPDKFIELAEKTGLIIPIGDWVLNEACRQMRLWHLQGYTNWRIAVNLSALQFCHTELVHSVAKALATHGLPANSLTLEITETTAMSDADASMTVLNQLSEMGVDLSIDDFGTGYSSLMYLKRLPANELKIDRGFVRDLERDSDDAAIVSAIVALGQALGLRIVAEGVETDMQQDFLTQLGCDSLQGYLLGHPLPAERFMRDILRAEQVV is encoded by the coding sequence ATGCTCATCGGTAACTATTCCCCTGCGCTGGTCCTGATTTCGCTCTGCGTGGCTGTTTTGGCGTCCTACACTGCCCTCGACATGACCGGGCGTATCGCTACGGCCAAGGGTCGGGCTGCTCACCTGTGGACCGTCGGCGGTGCACTGGCCATGGGCGTCGGAGTCTGGTCCATGCACTTTATCGGCATGCTGGCCTTCAGTTTGCCGATCGACCTGGGCTATGACTTCGGCATCACGGCCTTGTCGCTGCTGATCGCCATTCTCTCCTGCGGTTTCGCCCTGTGGCTGGTCAGCCAACCCCAGTTACCTGCCTGGCAGTTGGGGTTTGGTGCCTTGATCATGGGGGCGGGCATCAGCGCCATGCACTACATGGGCATGGCAGCCATGCGCATGACCCCAGGCATCGATTATGACCCGAGCCTGTTCGGCGCCTCCCTGTTGATCGCGGTGGGGGCTTCGGCTGCAGCGCTATGGATCGCCTTCCGCCTGCGCCAGAACACGCCTTATGTGCGCTTCGCCCGTGGCGGTGCGGCGGTGATCATGGGCCTGGCCATTGTCGGCATGCATTACACCGGGATGGCAGCGGCACGCTTTGCCGATGGCAGCTTCTGCGGTGCGGCGGTCGATGGTTTGAGCGGCAAGGGCCTGGACAATCTGGTGCTGGTGACCACGTTGGCGGTGCTGAGCATTGCCTTGCTGACCTCGATTCTCGACGCGCGCCTTGAGGCGCGCACCTCGGAGCTGGCCAATTCCCTGACCCTGGCCAACCGCGAACTGACCCAACTGGCGCTGCATGACACCCTGACCGGGCTGCCCAACCGGGTGTTGCTGGCCGACCGCATCGACCAGGCCATGCTCATGGTGCAGGAACAAAGCGGCTGTTTTGCCCTGATGTTCATCGACCTGGACGGTTTTAAACCGGTCAACGATGCCTTCGGACATCACATGGGCGATCAGTTGCTGCGTGAGGTCAGCGTGCGCCTGCGCGAGGACTTGCGTAGCCAGGACACCCTGGCGCGGATCGGCGGTGACGAGTTCGTGTTGCTGGTGCAACTGCACGAGCCGGACGATGCGCTGCGCTTGGCAGCGCGCCAGGTGGGCCTGCTTTCCCGGGTATTCCGGGTCGGTGAGCACGATCTACAGATCTCGGCCAGCATCGGCATTGCGGTCTATCCCGGCAACGGCCACACCGCGCAAGAGCTGTTGATGAACGCCGATGCGGCGATGTACCACGCCAAGGGTACTGGCAAGAACGGCTATCGCTTCTTCGATGTGTCGATGAACAACAACGCGCGGCGCCAGTTGCAGTTGCTGCAGGACCTGCGCAACGCGCTCGAACAGGATCAGTTCCGGTTGTATTACCAGCCCAAGTTCGATGCCAGCAACGGTCATCCGGTGGGGGCCGAAGCGCTGTTGCGCTGGGAGCACCCGACCCAGGGCATGCTGCTGCCGGACAAGTTCATCGAGCTGGCGGAAAAAACCGGCTTGATCATCCCGATTGGCGATTGGGTGCTCAATGAAGCCTGCCGGCAGATGCGCCTCTGGCATCTGCAGGGCTACACCAACTGGCGCATCGCGGTGAACCTCTCGGCGCTGCAGTTCTGTCACACCGAGTTGGTCCACAGCGTCGCCAAGGCCCTGGCTACCCACGGCCTGCCTGCCAACAGCCTGACCCTGGAAATCACCGAGACCACGGCCATGAGCGACGCGGACGCGAGCATGACGGTGCTCAATCAGCTATCGGAAATGGGTGTCGACCTGTCCATTGATGACTTTGGCACCGGTTACTCGAGCCTGATGTACCTCAAGCGCCTGCCCGCCAACGAGCTGAAAATCGATCGCGGCTTCGTGCGCGACCTGGAGCGCGACAGCGATGACGCCGCGATCGTCTCGGCCATCGTTGCCTTGGGCCAGGCATTGGGGCTGCGGATCGTTGCCGAGGGCGTGGAAACCGACATGCAGCAGGATTTCCTGACCCAGTTGGGCTGCGATTCGCTGCAAGGCTACCTGCTGGGCCACCCGTTGCCGGCGGAACGCTTCATGCGCGACATTCTTCGGGCGGAGCAGGTGGTGTAG